From one Thermoplasmata archaeon genomic stretch:
- a CDS encoding 3-hydroxyacyl-CoA dehydrogenase NAD-binding domain-containing protein → MAIEKIAVIGSGDMGHGIVEVFAMAGYTVNMMDISPEALKKAINSITESIAKFVKKGNITEEQSNQILGRISSYTEIEKAVKDADLVIEAVPEIVSLKNQIFKQLDQFAKKDAILGSNTSNIKITELAKNVSDPKRVVGIHFFNPPIMMKLVEIIRGDDTDDATMDTVAELVKKIGKTGVRVNKDSPGFIVNRINAPDMLFFCLLQDHNVASPEEIDAFGKTQGLPMGPYELLDFVGIDIVYDSLQYYGKELSPEYLKCKTFKELVDKKMLGKKTGKGFYDWSAGRPHIDTSKSTKKLALIDLFSIEINEALKILQEGIATPQDIETAVKLGLNRPFGPITIAKSLTNAEVKAKLESLAKQYDCKVFEPADALKQGKMREAVDGRLYQVAKKEEKKEVKIEPIKAQGSETLNTLIIERFEEKVVRIIINRPKHNTINEEVLDDLNKAIDMLWNDNMVNVILITGQGTTFSAGAELTSYFPTPQHFLEFSRKGERIFRRLSEIPKITIAAIKGYALGGGLELSMACDIRVATEDVKLGLPEVTLGLIPAWGGSQRLAKLVGMSKALQLVLTGERITGKDAYDIGLVAKIFKDIDTESLNYAKEIAMTSAPISAALAKRLVNKGVEAGMDIGLEMESFAAGIVYSTEDLKEGITAMLSKKKPEFKGK, encoded by the coding sequence ATGGCGATAGAAAAGATAGCAGTGATCGGATCAGGAGATATGGGGCATGGTATAGTGGAAGTATTTGCCATGGCCGGATATACAGTAAACATGATGGATATTTCTCCTGAAGCCTTAAAAAAGGCAATTAACAGTATAACAGAGAGCATTGCGAAATTTGTAAAAAAAGGAAATATAACAGAAGAGCAATCTAACCAAATTTTAGGTAGGATAAGCAGTTACACAGAAATAGAAAAAGCGGTTAAAGATGCAGATCTGGTTATCGAAGCAGTTCCAGAAATTGTATCATTAAAAAACCAGATTTTCAAGCAGTTAGATCAGTTTGCCAAAAAAGATGCGATACTTGGATCTAACACATCCAATATAAAAATTACCGAGCTCGCCAAGAATGTATCGGATCCAAAACGGGTAGTAGGTATACATTTTTTCAATCCGCCAATTATGATGAAGCTGGTCGAAATAATCAGGGGCGATGATACTGATGACGCAACGATGGATACAGTAGCTGAACTGGTTAAAAAAATAGGAAAGACCGGGGTCAGGGTTAACAAAGATTCACCCGGGTTCATAGTGAACAGGATCAATGCGCCTGACATGCTGTTTTTCTGTTTGTTGCAGGATCATAATGTAGCCAGTCCTGAAGAAATCGATGCATTTGGCAAAACGCAGGGATTGCCCATGGGTCCTTATGAGCTTCTCGACTTTGTAGGCATTGATATAGTTTATGATTCGCTTCAGTATTATGGCAAAGAGCTTTCTCCTGAGTATCTCAAATGCAAAACTTTCAAAGAACTTGTCGACAAAAAAATGTTGGGCAAGAAAACTGGCAAGGGTTTTTATGACTGGAGTGCAGGAAGGCCGCACATAGATACCAGCAAGAGCACCAAGAAACTGGCATTGATAGATTTGTTTTCGATAGAAATAAATGAAGCATTAAAAATTTTGCAAGAAGGGATAGCCACACCGCAAGACATTGAAACAGCTGTAAAATTAGGGTTAAACAGACCATTCGGGCCAATCACCATAGCAAAAAGCCTTACAAATGCGGAAGTAAAGGCAAAGCTAGAGAGCCTTGCCAAACAATATGATTGTAAAGTATTCGAGCCTGCAGATGCGCTAAAGCAAGGAAAAATGAGAGAAGCGGTAGATGGCAGGTTATATCAAGTAGCAAAAAAAGAAGAGAAGAAAGAGGTAAAGATCGAGCCTATAAAAGCGCAGGGCTCTGAGACTTTAAACACACTGATAATTGAGCGATTTGAAGAGAAGGTTGTGCGCATTATAATAAACAGGCCAAAGCACAATACTATAAATGAAGAGGTACTTGACGATTTAAATAAAGCGATTGATATGCTCTGGAACGATAACATGGTAAATGTGATCTTGATCACAGGGCAGGGCACTACTTTTTCAGCGGGCGCAGAGCTAACCTCATATTTTCCAACACCGCAGCATTTTTTAGAATTTTCAAGAAAGGGAGAACGTATATTTAGGAGACTGTCAGAGATCCCAAAAATCACCATAGCAGCAATAAAAGGTTATGCGCTTGGCGGAGGTCTAGAGCTGTCGATGGCCTGCGATATCAGGGTTGCTACAGAGGATGTGAAATTGGGGTTGCCAGAGGTAACATTGGGGCTGATACCTGCTTGGGGTGGCTCACAAAGGCTTGCAAAGTTGGTAGGCATGTCAAAAGCACTGCAGCTTGTTCTTACAGGAGAGCGAATAACGGGAAAAGATGCATATGATATAGGGTTAGTAGCAAAGATATTTAAAGATATAGATACTGAATCTTTAAACTATGCAAAAGAGATAGCGATGACCTCTGCGCCCATCTCGGCAGCACTGGCAAAGAGGCTTGTTAATAAAGGTGTAGAGGCAGGAATGGATATAGGACTAGAGATGGAATCTTTTGCTGCGGGCATAGTATACAGCACCGAAGATTTGAAAGAAGGGATAACTGCAATGTTATCCAAGAAAAAGCCGGAATTTAAAGGGAAGTGA
- a CDS encoding fatty acid--CoA ligase yields MEKYKFELNIKNIFPSSLRNFSDQEIVYQNLKKFSFKEFYDRVSRIANALLKIGVKPGDKIAVLDWDTNHYMESYFAIPMTGAVMHTVNIRYPPELIFYTMQHAEDKYVIIRDEFVPIIEKAIQLFDFIKGWIIYSDTTDDIKTILSPSYHYEELVDTSEPYEFPDLDENTTATIFYTSGTTGLPKGVTFTHRNLVLHAEALAMAVHMEPLYVTDKDVFMSLVPMFHVHSWGLPYVTMITGNKYVLPGRYDVKNILELIKNEHVTLTLMVPSILYMILGYPDIERYAKYLKGWKVVIGGAATPKGLAKKAESYGIETIGGYGLSETCPVLSIALFTNKIKNMKDEDKFEYKISTGIPIPFVNIKVIDSGGKEVPWNNKSIGEIVVRAPWLTTEYYKDPEKTSELWKDGWLHTGDLAEIDSMGYIHIVDREKDAVKSGGEFIPSLVLENVISECKGVGEVAIVGIPNEKWGERPVAYITASGTLTEDDVYKHLEKYVDVGRIQKWWLPDRVIFMKELPKTSTGKIDKKELRKQYK; encoded by the coding sequence ATGGAAAAATACAAGTTTGAATTGAATATAAAAAACATATTTCCCTCATCTTTGAGAAATTTTTCAGACCAAGAAATTGTCTATCAAAACCTGAAAAAGTTTAGTTTTAAAGAGTTTTATGATAGAGTGAGCAGAATTGCGAATGCATTATTGAAAATTGGTGTAAAGCCAGGAGACAAAATAGCGGTTCTTGACTGGGATACTAACCATTATATGGAAAGCTATTTTGCAATACCAATGACAGGAGCAGTAATGCACACTGTAAACATCCGATATCCACCCGAACTGATATTTTATACAATGCAGCATGCTGAAGACAAGTATGTGATAATAAGAGATGAATTTGTGCCTATTATTGAAAAGGCAATACAGCTCTTTGATTTTATAAAAGGATGGATTATATATTCTGATACTACTGATGATATAAAAACTATTTTATCTCCGTCATATCATTATGAAGAATTAGTAGATACCTCAGAGCCTTATGAATTTCCAGATCTTGACGAAAACACTACTGCTACGATATTCTATACCTCCGGTACCACAGGATTGCCAAAAGGTGTTACATTTACGCACAGAAATCTGGTTTTGCATGCAGAAGCGCTTGCCATGGCAGTGCATATGGAGCCATTATACGTCACAGATAAAGACGTATTTATGAGCTTAGTTCCTATGTTTCATGTTCATTCTTGGGGACTGCCGTATGTAACGATGATTACTGGAAATAAATACGTACTGCCCGGCAGATACGATGTTAAAAACATTTTGGAGCTGATAAAAAATGAGCATGTGACCCTTACATTGATGGTACCTTCAATTTTGTACATGATACTTGGTTATCCGGACATAGAACGCTATGCAAAATATTTAAAAGGCTGGAAAGTAGTAATAGGAGGCGCAGCAACGCCAAAAGGACTTGCTAAGAAAGCTGAGAGCTATGGAATAGAGACCATTGGCGGGTACGGATTGTCAGAGACCTGTCCTGTTCTTTCTATTGCACTATTTACCAATAAGATCAAGAACATGAAAGATGAGGACAAGTTTGAGTATAAAATCAGCACTGGCATACCGATACCGTTTGTCAATATAAAGGTTATTGATTCTGGTGGCAAAGAGGTGCCATGGAACAATAAGAGCATTGGAGAGATAGTGGTCAGGGCGCCATGGCTTACTACAGAGTATTACAAAGATCCAGAAAAGACAAGCGAGTTGTGGAAAGATGGATGGCTTCACACAGGTGATCTTGCAGAGATAGACAGTATGGGGTATATACATATTGTAGACAGAGAGAAAGATGCAGTGAAAAGTGGTGGTGAGTTCATACCTTCGCTCGTTCTCGAGAATGTCATAAGCGAGTGCAAAGGTGTTGGCGAAGTAGCTATTGTGGGCATACCAAACGAAAAGTGGGGTGAAAGGCCAGTAGCATACATAACAGCCTCTGGAACTTTGACCGAAGACGATGTTTACAAACATCTTGAAAAGTACGTTGATGTGGGCAGGATACAAAAATGGTGGTTGCCAGATAGAGTTATATTTATGAAAGAATTGCCAAAAACAAGCACTGGCAAGATCGACAAAAAAGAGCTGCGCAAGCAATATAAATAA
- a CDS encoding acetyl-CoA C-acetyltransferase, which yields MMTDVYLVDYLRTAFSRSRPTEPEKDVFNTLRMDEALGMLLKKEIERTGINPLEIGDVISGCALQADENWLYGGRHPVFLAELPVEVPAMAVDRACSSSLMAASIGTMEIMTGASDIVLAGGMEHMTHVPLANNPHINPNYKLLIRPEYLRYQMNIGYSMGLTAEKLAEESGIKKEQMDQFAVRSHQLAAKALDEGWFKDEILPIEVEYNGSMKVVDHDMAIRADTTLEQIKKLPPAFKADGVITAGNSSPLNAGASLVMLMSDKKVKEYGLKPLAKITGMAWAGVDPSVMGKGPVPASQKLLKKLNLKASDIDYWEINEAFAVVSLYAIRELGLDIDKVNIHGGATAIGHPLGATGTRILGTLARTLQDKKKERGIATLCVGGGQGFSMSVERV from the coding sequence ATTATGACAGATGTATATTTAGTAGATTATTTGAGAACTGCGTTTTCCAGATCCAGGCCTACAGAACCTGAAAAAGATGTTTTTAACACACTGCGTATGGATGAAGCACTGGGCATGTTATTAAAAAAAGAGATAGAAAGGACCGGAATAAATCCTCTGGAAATAGGGGATGTGATATCTGGCTGTGCGTTACAGGCAGACGAAAACTGGTTATATGGCGGAAGGCATCCAGTGTTTCTGGCAGAGTTACCAGTAGAAGTGCCGGCCATGGCGGTAGACCGAGCATGCTCGTCATCTTTGATGGCTGCAAGCATTGGCACTATGGAGATAATGACCGGCGCATCAGATATAGTTTTGGCGGGTGGAATGGAGCATATGACACATGTTCCATTAGCAAATAATCCGCACATCAATCCAAACTACAAACTTTTGATCAGGCCTGAGTATCTAAGATACCAGATGAACATAGGATACAGTATGGGCTTGACCGCTGAAAAACTGGCTGAAGAAAGCGGCATAAAAAAAGAGCAGATGGATCAATTTGCGGTGAGAAGTCATCAATTAGCAGCAAAAGCTTTAGATGAGGGCTGGTTCAAGGATGAGATACTGCCTATCGAAGTTGAATATAATGGATCTATGAAGGTTGTAGACCACGATATGGCCATAAGGGCAGACACTACTCTCGAGCAAATAAAAAAGCTGCCACCTGCGTTCAAGGCTGATGGCGTTATTACTGCAGGAAACTCATCTCCGCTCAATGCCGGAGCATCATTGGTGATGTTGATGTCAGACAAGAAAGTCAAAGAATATGGGCTAAAGCCTCTTGCAAAGATCACGGGCATGGCATGGGCAGGTGTAGACCCGAGCGTTATGGGTAAAGGGCCTGTACCAGCCAGTCAGAAGCTGTTGAAGAAACTGAATCTTAAAGCATCTGATATAGATTACTGGGAGATCAACGAGGCATTTGCAGTAGTTTCTCTCTATGCAATAAGAGAGCTGGGATTGGATATAGATAAAGTGAACATACATGGCGGTGCAACTGCGATCGGGCATCCGTTGGGTGCTACAGGTACTAGAATTTTGGGAACCCTTGCGAGAACCTTGCAGGATAAGAAAAAAGAGCGTGGCATTGCCACACTGTGTGTAGGTGGTGGGCAGGGATTTTCAATGAGCGTTGAGAGAGTGTGA
- a CDS encoding SCP2 sterol-binding domain-containing protein, with amino-acid sequence MKSYEILESIVKRANASDSVKSELKGASKILQFELGGDKFYLQIMESGDLSLNLGAFATPNVTIIATDEVMQDILSGKLDGTKAFFSGKIKFTGDIFLSQKLINIVKKVS; translated from the coding sequence ATGAAAAGCTATGAAATTTTAGAAAGCATAGTAAAAAGAGCAAACGCCAGTGATTCTGTAAAAAGTGAACTAAAAGGTGCATCCAAAATTTTGCAATTTGAACTTGGGGGGGATAAATTCTATTTGCAAATCATGGAATCTGGAGATCTTTCTCTGAATTTGGGAGCATTTGCCACTCCAAATGTTACTATTATTGCAACAGACGAGGTGATGCAAGACATATTATCAGGAAAACTGGACGGTACAAAAGCGTTTTTTTCAGGTAAAATTAAGTTTACAGGAGATATATTCTTATCTCAAAAACTGATAAACATCGTAAAAAAAGTAAGTTAA
- a CDS encoding acyl-CoA dehydrogenase family protein — MFSEDQLLLKKLVHEFAEKEIDPVALKVEREGISKELIDKMVEKGFMGALAPFEYGGSNLDQASYIILLEELAKYSPSLAFYVLIQNSLIIKLLLKSSSKELAEEYVPKIAAGKINGAIVLEDVLQNSAPALLEIKNNKVIGARNYVINSNSNIVFTVAGADHMLLMLDNGFKVVSENSKLGFRGLNFSRMEFNSSFTEKNIVAKNGSKKVIEELLDEASLAISAISLGMSENVLSKAIEYSKVRKAFESLIAEFQSPAFAMSENYAELKSLQNYLDTLSLSEPSEKEQLMLKHLTTSFVIRVTKQALQVHGGYGYLEDFQIEKYYRDAMALSVLTTNSLRDKIKLANLVLDIPSAKF; from the coding sequence ATGTTCAGTGAAGATCAGTTACTGTTAAAAAAATTGGTACATGAGTTTGCAGAAAAAGAGATAGATCCAGTGGCTTTGAAGGTGGAAAGAGAAGGAATAAGCAAAGAGCTGATAGACAAGATGGTTGAAAAAGGATTTATGGGTGCTCTTGCGCCATTCGAATATGGAGGTTCTAATTTGGACCAGGCCAGTTATATTATACTGCTAGAAGAGCTTGCAAAATATTCTCCATCTCTTGCATTTTATGTGCTTATTCAGAACTCGCTAATAATCAAACTGTTATTGAAATCAAGCTCAAAAGAACTTGCTGAAGAGTATGTGCCAAAGATAGCTGCGGGAAAAATTAATGGGGCTATAGTACTGGAAGATGTTTTACAGAATTCGGCACCGGCACTGCTTGAAATAAAGAATAACAAAGTTATTGGTGCGAGAAACTATGTAATAAACTCAAACAGTAATATAGTATTCACTGTTGCAGGTGCTGATCACATGCTGTTGATGCTTGACAACGGTTTTAAGGTAGTTTCTGAAAACAGCAAGCTGGGATTTAGAGGCTTGAATTTTTCCAGAATGGAGTTTAACAGCAGTTTCACAGAAAAAAATATTGTTGCTAAAAACGGATCTAAAAAGGTCATAGAAGAGCTGCTTGATGAAGCATCACTGGCAATATCCGCAATATCTCTGGGTATGAGCGAAAACGTGCTTAGCAAGGCTATCGAATATTCAAAGGTCAGAAAAGCATTTGAATCTTTGATTGCTGAGTTTCAATCTCCTGCGTTTGCCATGAGCGAGAATTATGCAGAACTTAAATCTTTACAGAATTATCTAGACACATTATCTCTGTCAGAGCCAAGTGAAAAGGAGCAACTGATGCTAAAGCATCTGACAACAAGCTTTGTAATAAGGGTCACTAAACAGGCGCTACAGGTACATGGAGGATATGGCTATCTTGAAGATTTCCAGATCGAGAAATATTATAGAGATGCCATGGCGCTCTCAGTTCTGACCACCAATTCTCTGCGTGACAAAATAAAGCTTGCAAACTTAGTGCTGGATATTCCCAGCGCTAAATTTTAA
- a CDS encoding acyl-CoA dehydrogenase family protein gives MDFTLPEDVEKVRKKAREFALKEFTAEKKVYYDKNEKYPDEIRKKAYEAGFLDINNPWGMLVTMEEFCRVDPGLGLSSLVPAFGSEVLMFYGSEEQKKKYLEPVLRGEKISGFAITESGAGSDVAGISSKLEKKNGKWILNGEKMFITNGTVANHFYALTRTSPPPSFEKRHHGMTMIIVESSMPGFSASQLKGKMGMRATNTAELTFDNVEIPEENIIGEVGKGFYYVMTFFNISRIYVAAQGLGIAEGAYDRLMDYIVKNKRSGSKVSDNENTEMLVAEIATKIEAARLITYKAASYLFNFNPDPATTSMAKYYTAEAATFATEKVLEYMGIEGINTDLERLYRDSKITDIWEGTSEVEKLVIARMLIKNKLKEGSDVQ, from the coding sequence ATGGATTTTACGTTGCCTGAAGATGTGGAAAAGGTAAGAAAAAAAGCAAGAGAGTTTGCATTGAAAGAGTTTACAGCAGAAAAAAAAGTTTATTATGACAAGAATGAAAAGTACCCTGATGAAATAAGAAAGAAAGCATATGAAGCTGGATTTTTAGATATTAACAATCCATGGGGCATGCTTGTTACCATGGAAGAATTTTGCAGAGTGGATCCAGGGCTCGGGTTATCATCTTTGGTGCCAGCGTTTGGATCTGAAGTTCTGATGTTTTACGGCTCTGAAGAGCAGAAGAAAAAGTATCTAGAGCCGGTGCTCAGAGGTGAGAAGATCAGCGGCTTTGCAATCACAGAATCTGGTGCAGGAAGTGATGTTGCTGGAATATCCTCAAAACTTGAGAAGAAAAATGGAAAATGGATATTGAATGGAGAGAAGATGTTTATCACAAATGGAACCGTAGCAAATCATTTTTATGCATTAACGCGCACATCTCCCCCACCTTCATTTGAAAAGAGACATCATGGCATGACGATGATAATAGTAGAATCGAGCATGCCTGGCTTTTCTGCATCGCAGCTGAAAGGAAAGATGGGAATGAGGGCTACGAACACTGCAGAGTTGACATTTGACAATGTTGAAATACCAGAAGAAAATATAATTGGAGAAGTAGGCAAAGGATTTTATTATGTTATGACGTTTTTCAACATTAGCAGAATCTATGTTGCAGCGCAGGGGCTGGGCATAGCAGAAGGTGCATATGACAGACTGATGGATTATATAGTGAAAAATAAGAGGTCTGGATCAAAGGTATCAGACAATGAAAACACCGAAATGCTGGTTGCAGAAATAGCAACAAAGATCGAAGCTGCGAGATTGATCACATACAAAGCTGCAAGCTATCTGTTCAATTTCAATCCTGACCCGGCCACAACGAGCATGGCTAAATACTATACTGCAGAAGCGGCCACATTTGCGACCGAAAAGGTGCTAGAATATATGGGGATTGAGGGAATAAACACGGACCTTGAGCGCTTATATCGTGATTCTAAGATTACTGACATATGGGAAGGAACAAGCGAGGTTGAAAAATTGGTCATAGCGCGGATGCTCATAAAAAATAAGTTAAAGGAGGGATCAGATGTTCAGTGA